From Syntrophorhabdaceae bacterium:
GGTACAGATGTCTTTGTGCACCATACTTCCGTTCAGGGGAGCGGTTTTAAATCGCTTACAGAAGGTGACGCGGTAAGTTTTGATCTCGTAAACGGACCCAAGGGTCCCGCCGCTGCAAACGTCTCCAAAGGCTAAACCAAACAAGGCAGGTTAAGTCTT
This genomic window contains:
- a CDS encoding cold-shock protein, coding for MFRGTVKWFNDSKGFGFITKDDGTDVFVHHTSVQGSGFKSLTEGDAVSFDLVNGPKGPAAANVSKG